One region of Chryseobacterium sp. SORGH_AS_0447 genomic DNA includes:
- the gldN gene encoding gliding motility protein GldN — MKKYISSLLVLVSGFALSQTILNASSPEEFRQMRAENKQKVGDSIVDKSVKPLEYGFVDEKDIVKSMFVWEIVDMNDKLNQPFYYDNPNGLASKQTRSLYQLLLDAATSGKIAEVYDDENFVTKLSPEGIQKRLESVRIADAAIDILNSGRPLTEQEKKEYTDIFKTTTEKVKVLKIMGMWYIDKRDGQMKYRPLGIAAMGPDPAVQGRTGPDGQPLAGADELIDLFWIYYPSARDVLANNYVYNRKNSSADLSFDDLINARRFSSVIYKSSSGMGDGVIDDYIPNDAEGQIEESDRIKAQILKMENEMWNY, encoded by the coding sequence ATGAAAAAATATATTAGCAGTCTTTTAGTATTAGTTTCGGGTTTTGCTTTATCCCAAACTATCCTGAACGCTTCTTCTCCAGAAGAGTTCAGACAAATGAGAGCTGAAAACAAGCAAAAAGTTGGTGATAGCATTGTTGACAAAAGTGTAAAGCCTTTGGAATATGGATTTGTTGATGAGAAGGACATTGTAAAAAGCATGTTTGTTTGGGAAATCGTTGATATGAATGATAAACTGAACCAGCCTTTTTATTATGATAATCCAAATGGTCTAGCTTCAAAACAGACTAGATCTCTTTATCAGTTATTGCTTGACGCTGCCACAAGTGGAAAAATTGCTGAAGTTTATGATGATGAAAACTTTGTAACCAAATTGAGTCCGGAAGGAATTCAAAAGAGGTTAGAAAGTGTAAGAATTGCTGATGCAGCAATTGATATTTTAAACTCTGGTAGACCATTAACGGAACAAGAGAAAAAAGAATATACCGATATTTTCAAGACTACAACTGAAAAAGTAAAAGTTCTTAAAATTATGGGTATGTGGTATATCGATAAGAGAGATGGTCAGATGAAATACAGACCTCTAGGTATTGCTGCAATGGGACCAGATCCTGCTGTACAAGGTAGAACAGGACCTGACGGACAGCCATTAGCTGGAGCAGACGAGCTTATTGATTTATTCTGGATCTATTATCCAAGCGCAAGAGATGTATTAGCAAACAATTATGTTTACAACAGAAAAAATTCGTCTGCGGATTTATCTTTTGATGATTTAATCAATGCAAGAAGATTCTCTTCTGTAATCTATAAGTCTTCTTCAGGTATGGGTGACGGTGTTATTGACGATTATATTCCGAATGACGCTGAAGGACAGATCGAGGAAAGCGACAGAATTAAGGCGCAAATCCTTAAAATGGAAAATGAAATGTGGAATTACTAA
- a CDS encoding GldM family protein, whose protein sequence is MAAGKQTPRQKMINLMYLVFIAMMALNIDAEIIRSYYDSTKALNETRTLTERKNERIFEKTLEAKAQQVPDTYAQPWAQYQVLRDKINVLVKSAQGIKDELKKKSEFHDKDAQGKDVDVSENFAALNNNEATTEYFFKEGDENTPSKGALDLKSKIDDVRNYINTTFGNNPQLKDLVDRANKSLIAEYPKGKSPNDKTWFQNKFYHQPLIAAISNLEIIQNDARNVQSDALALMLQEKVDASIKFTSYEAIVSAPVDIIAGKPAEAVVMLGNYSNSNKINISGVSRQENGKGYAPLNTSGIGEHTLSGNITLTDASGKAQSFPFTHTYNVIAGPQEVKLQKGLLLSPDKMNVVYRGLENPLSGSILGADNSKLSLSAPGAVVKSAGPGKWNVIPSSGNVLKLTLSGTDPSGKTVSQTFEYRIKNVPAPQGQMRGQNVLTMPASSIPNQTVQAAIPDFDFPVSFTVNQFMVKVPGRAALLIKGSSLDEAAGLVRNLRAGDVVYVFDIKATATGLGNQTLKNISPVVINVQ, encoded by the coding sequence ATGGCAGCAGGAAAACAGACACCTCGTCAGAAGATGATCAACCTGATGTATTTGGTGTTCATCGCTATGATGGCCCTAAATATTGATGCGGAAATCATCAGGTCATACTATGACTCTACCAAAGCGCTAAATGAAACAAGAACGTTAACGGAAAGAAAGAACGAAAGAATATTTGAGAAAACCCTTGAGGCAAAAGCTCAGCAGGTACCCGATACCTATGCGCAGCCTTGGGCTCAGTATCAGGTTCTTAGAGACAAAATTAACGTTTTGGTAAAATCTGCTCAGGGTATTAAGGACGAGCTTAAAAAGAAATCTGAGTTTCATGATAAGGATGCTCAGGGTAAAGATGTTGATGTAAGTGAAAACTTCGCAGCATTGAATAATAATGAAGCGACTACGGAATATTTCTTTAAGGAAGGTGATGAAAATACTCCTTCTAAAGGAGCATTGGATTTAAAATCTAAAATCGATGATGTAAGAAATTACATTAATACTACTTTTGGAAACAATCCTCAGTTAAAAGATTTAGTAGATAGAGCCAACAAATCTTTGATCGCAGAATATCCTAAAGGAAAATCTCCGAACGATAAGACGTGGTTCCAGAATAAATTCTATCACCAGCCGTTGATCGCAGCCATTTCAAACCTGGAAATCATCCAGAATGATGCAAGAAACGTACAGTCTGATGCCTTGGCTTTAATGCTTCAGGAAAAAGTAGATGCGAGCATCAAGTTTACAAGCTATGAAGCCATCGTTTCTGCGCCTGTAGATATCATTGCAGGAAAACCTGCTGAAGCCGTTGTAATGTTAGGAAACTATTCAAACAGCAACAAGATCAACATCTCTGGAGTGAGCAGACAGGAAAACGGAAAAGGATATGCACCGCTTAATACGAGTGGAATCGGTGAGCATACTTTAAGTGGTAACATCACTTTAACAGATGCTTCCGGTAAAGCACAAAGCTTCCCGTTCACACATACGTATAATGTAATTGCAGGACCACAGGAAGTTAAACTTCAGAAGGGATTATTGCTTTCTCCTGATAAAATGAATGTGGTTTATAGAGGCTTGGAGAATCCTTTGTCCGGATCAATCTTAGGTGCTGATAATTCTAAATTATCCTTATCTGCACCAGGTGCAGTAGTAAAGAGTGCAGGACCTGGTAAATGGAATGTTATACCTTCAAGCGGTAATGTTTTAAAACTTACTTTGTCCGGTACAGATCCTTCTGGTAAAACTGTTTCTCAGACTTTTGAGTACAGAATTAAGAATGTTCCTGCTCCTCAAGGCCAGATGAGAGGTCAGAATGTGCTGACAATGCCAGCTAGCTCTATTCCAAATCAAACTGTTCAGGCAGCTATCCCTGATTTCGATTTCCCAGTTTCATTTACTGTAAATCAATTTATGGTTAAAGTTCCTGGAAGAGCAGCATTATTAATTAAAGGAAGTAGTCTGGATGAAGCGGCAGGCTTAGTTAGAAACTTGAGAGCTGGGGATGTAGTATATGTCTTCGACATTAAAGCTACTGCTACAGGATTAGGAAATCAGACGTTGAAAAATATATCACCCGTTGTAATCAACGTTCAGTAA
- the gldL gene encoding gliding motility protein GldL, giving the protein MFKTKDAWMNFFYSFGAAIVILGAWLKITHITLGPINGNIALTVGLITEAIIFIIFAFDPPKSEESYAWENVYPELLDKHANPNPLHSNTSKNNAAQFAELENSLSTKLDKMLQDAKLDVQLFERLRTGIDKFSSSVDQINQTVDVSASTHKYNEQLNKAAQHMESMNALYAMQMESTKKQSEFANKYVADMQKSAEQSEKFNQELQGLTSNLNNLNRVYGGMLTAMKS; this is encoded by the coding sequence ATGTTTAAGACTAAAGATGCTTGGATGAATTTCTTCTATTCATTCGGTGCTGCAATTGTAATTCTTGGGGCTTGGCTTAAAATTACCCACATCACTTTAGGACCAATCAATGGTAATATCGCTCTTACAGTGGGACTTATTACGGAAGCCATCATCTTCATTATCTTCGCTTTCGACCCACCGAAATCCGAAGAGTCTTACGCTTGGGAAAATGTTTATCCTGAATTATTAGATAAGCATGCAAATCCTAATCCATTACATTCTAATACATCCAAAAACAACGCTGCTCAGTTTGCTGAATTAGAAAATTCTCTTTCTACAAAATTGGACAAAATGCTTCAGGATGCTAAACTTGATGTTCAGTTATTCGAAAGACTGAGAACAGGGATCGATAAATTTTCAAGTTCAGTAGATCAGATCAATCAGACGGTTGACGTATCTGCTTCTACTCACAAATATAATGAGCAGTTAAACAAAGCAGCTCAGCATATGGAAAGCATGAACGCTTTATATGCTATGCAGATGGAAAGCACTAAAAAGCAATCTGAGTTTGCTAACAAATATGTTGCAGACATGCAAAAATCTGCTGAGCAATCTGAAAAATTCAATCAGGAATTACAGGGTTTAACTTCAAACTTAAACAATTTAAACAGAGTTTACGGTGGTATGCTAACCGCTATGAAATCTTAA
- the gldK gene encoding gliding motility lipoprotein GldK, which yields MKRIFLLLLSASVASVSCSGGGASSVGKPGTKGELIPREKTKSFVAERPFGMVAIPAGSFVAGLTDQDFTDSPEKAQAKTVTVSSFFMDEAETTNAEYRVFINYVRDSIARTLLAEAAGEGGEGKGRGTNIGDYAYLAQKEENLTPYQEYLEGQGGGNEGNFDPTKKLDWKVPLHWSTSKYPDVEYAEVLESMYLPASSRVGNERILDVSKLKYTYRWGDMDAALAERERGVNYLRSESIAVYPDTTVWVKDFHFAYNEPLFEQYFWHKAYKDYPVVGVTWDQARAYCNFRTKLKSDYNESLKRRKQKPLIFRLPTEIEWEYAARGGMQNATYPWGGPYLMDDRGCYLANFKPKRGNYMEDDKKGTYTYTAPVKKFKKNGYGLFDMAGNVSEWTESAYNNSSYGFASTLNPSTKDKVDTKKSVRGGSWKDVGYMLMNGARDWERKDSARSYIGFRTVQDIPEAAVKPRKVNR from the coding sequence ATGAAAAGGATATTTCTTTTATTATTGTCTGCGTCGGTAGCATCGGTATCTTGTTCAGGTGGGGGGGCCTCTTCAGTAGGTAAACCGGGAACAAAAGGAGAATTGATACCTAGAGAAAAAACAAAATCATTTGTTGCAGAAAGACCATTTGGTATGGTTGCTATTCCTGCAGGATCGTTTGTAGCCGGGTTAACGGATCAGGATTTCACAGATAGTCCTGAGAAAGCTCAAGCAAAAACGGTAACGGTTTCTTCTTTCTTCATGGATGAAGCAGAAACTACAAATGCAGAATACAGGGTATTTATCAATTATGTAAGAGATTCTATTGCGAGAACTTTGCTTGCTGAAGCCGCTGGAGAAGGAGGTGAAGGTAAAGGTAGAGGAACAAATATCGGAGATTACGCATACCTTGCTCAAAAAGAAGAAAATTTAACACCATATCAGGAATATTTAGAAGGACAAGGCGGTGGAAACGAAGGAAACTTCGACCCGACTAAAAAACTAGACTGGAAAGTTCCATTGCACTGGAGTACTTCCAAATACCCTGATGTAGAATACGCAGAAGTGTTAGAATCGATGTACTTACCGGCTTCTTCAAGAGTGGGTAACGAAAGAATCCTTGACGTGAGTAAACTTAAATATACCTACAGATGGGGTGATATGGATGCTGCTTTAGCTGAAAGAGAAAGAGGAGTAAATTACCTTAGAAGCGAAAGCATCGCTGTATATCCTGATACAACGGTTTGGGTAAAAGATTTCCATTTTGCTTACAACGAGCCATTGTTCGAACAGTATTTCTGGCACAAAGCTTACAAAGACTATCCTGTAGTAGGGGTAACCTGGGATCAGGCAAGAGCTTACTGTAACTTCAGAACAAAATTGAAATCTGATTATAACGAAAGCTTAAAAAGAAGAAAACAAAAGCCATTGATCTTTAGACTTCCTACAGAAATCGAATGGGAATATGCTGCAAGAGGAGGTATGCAAAATGCTACTTACCCTTGGGGAGGTCCTTACTTGATGGACGACAGAGGTTGCTATCTGGCTAACTTCAAACCGAAGAGAGGTAATTATATGGAAGATGACAAAAAAGGTACTTATACATATACTGCTCCGGTAAAAAAATTCAAGAAAAACGGATATGGGTTATTTGATATGGCTGGAAACGTGTCTGAATGGACAGAATCTGCTTACAACAACTCTTCATACGGATTCGCATCTACACTAAACCCTTCTACTAAAGATAAAGTGGATACTAAAAAATCAGTAAGAGGTGGATCTTGGAAAGATGTAGGATATATGCTTATGAACGGTGCAAGAGATTGGGAAAGAAAAGATTCAGCAAGAAGCTATATCGGATTCAGAACCGTACAAGATATTCCTGAAGCTGCTGTTAAGCCAAGAAAAGTTAACAGATAA
- the glmS gene encoding glutamine--fructose-6-phosphate transaminase (isomerizing), producing the protein MCGIVGYTGFQDAYDIVINGLRRLEYRGYDSAGIVLENGENKLEVEKTKGKVDDLVEISGQLKGTAKIGMGHTRWATHGVPSDRNSHPHLSNDGKIAIIHNGIIENYDTIKTMLTEKGFSFKSETDTEVLVNLIQYFMDLNVEMDFPTAVRYALNEVYGAYAITVMHEDYPGVLVVGRLGSPLAIGIGDKEYFIASDASPFVEFTKEAIYLEEGHMATISLENGVDIRTITENSKIEPEIQELKLSLEQIEKGGYEHFMLKEIFEQPKSVHDTMRGRLLVDEGIIKMAGIWDHMEKFRNANRIIIIACGTSWHAGLIGEYLIEEYARIPVEVEYASEFRYRNPIITDKDVVIAISQSGETADTMAALKLAKEKGAFIYGICNVVDSSIARITDAGSYTHAGPEIGVASTKAFTAQLTILSMIALKLGKHNGNLGNADFMSLIAELDAIPKKIEDVLSSTHELVQDIAKDFVQATNFLYLGRGYNYPAALEGALKLKEISYIHAEGYPAAEMKHGPIALIDENMPIVIIAPKKGHYDKIVSNVQEIKARKGKVIAVVNKGDVQVSAMADYVIEIPETSECFSPIVASVPLQLLAYYIAVYRGANVDQPRNLAKSVTVE; encoded by the coding sequence ATGTGTGGAATTGTAGGATATACAGGTTTTCAGGACGCTTACGATATTGTAATTAATGGTCTTAGAAGACTGGAATATAGAGGATATGACAGTGCCGGAATTGTTCTGGAGAATGGAGAGAATAAACTTGAGGTGGAGAAAACCAAAGGGAAAGTAGACGATCTTGTAGAGATCTCCGGACAATTAAAGGGAACTGCAAAAATAGGAATGGGACATACGCGATGGGCCACGCATGGGGTTCCAAGCGACAGGAACTCTCACCCACATTTGTCTAATGATGGCAAAATTGCCATAATTCACAATGGGATCATTGAGAATTATGATACCATTAAAACTATGCTTACGGAAAAAGGTTTCAGTTTCAAATCCGAAACAGATACTGAGGTTTTGGTTAACCTGATCCAGTACTTTATGGATCTGAATGTTGAAATGGACTTTCCTACGGCTGTACGGTATGCACTGAATGAAGTATACGGAGCTTACGCTATTACGGTAATGCATGAAGATTATCCGGGCGTATTGGTTGTAGGAAGATTAGGTTCTCCTTTGGCCATCGGAATCGGAGATAAAGAATATTTTATTGCTTCGGATGCATCTCCTTTTGTAGAATTTACAAAAGAAGCCATTTATCTGGAAGAAGGCCATATGGCGACAATCTCTCTGGAAAATGGCGTAGACATCAGAACAATTACTGAAAACTCTAAAATAGAGCCGGAAATCCAGGAACTTAAACTAAGCTTGGAACAGATTGAAAAAGGAGGGTATGAGCACTTTATGCTGAAAGAAATTTTCGAACAGCCTAAATCCGTACACGACACGATGAGAGGAAGGCTTCTTGTAGACGAAGGCATTATCAAGATGGCCGGAATCTGGGATCACATGGAGAAGTTCAGGAATGCCAACAGGATTATTATTATTGCCTGTGGAACGTCCTGGCATGCAGGTCTCATCGGAGAATATCTGATCGAAGAATATGCTAGGATTCCGGTGGAAGTGGAATATGCTTCTGAATTCAGATACCGAAACCCGATCATTACTGATAAGGATGTAGTGATTGCCATTTCCCAGTCAGGAGAAACAGCAGACACTATGGCTGCATTAAAACTGGCTAAAGAAAAAGGTGCATTCATCTATGGAATCTGCAACGTTGTAGATTCTTCAATTGCAAGAATTACCGATGCCGGATCTTATACTCATGCCGGTCCTGAAATCGGAGTAGCTTCTACAAAGGCATTTACAGCCCAGCTTACCATTCTCTCAATGATTGCTTTAAAATTAGGTAAGCATAACGGGAATTTAGGAAATGCTGATTTTATGAGCCTAATTGCGGAGCTGGATGCAATTCCTAAGAAAATTGAAGATGTATTGAGTTCTACTCATGAATTGGTACAGGATATTGCAAAGGATTTTGTACAGGCTACCAACTTTCTATATCTGGGAAGAGGGTATAATTATCCTGCGGCACTGGAAGGCGCCTTAAAATTAAAAGAAATCTCTTATATACATGCTGAAGGGTATCCGGCTGCAGAAATGAAGCATGGGCCGATTGCATTAATCGATGAAAATATGCCGATTGTTATTATTGCTCCAAAAAAAGGGCATTATGACAAGATTGTAAGCAATGTTCAGGAAATTAAGGCAAGAAAAGGGAAAGTTATTGCTGTGGTAAATAAAGGAGATGTTCAGGTAAGTGCAATGGCAGATTATGTTATTGAAATTCCTGAGACTTCAGAGTGTTTCTCACCGATTGTTGCATCCGTACCTCTACAGCTGTTGGCTTATTATATCGCAGTATACAGAGGCGCAAATGTGGACCAGCCGAGAAACCTTGCAAAATCGGTAACGGTGGAATAA
- a CDS encoding DUF4270 family protein, with product MIHTIKKAITVFSLVIFGSAILYNCEPDADTLGEQLFLDGAAQGNEKSFDVTAFNINNNDSIRSDASKLTYGVLGAFSEGQFGMQKASYLTQLRLSTYNPDFGTNATVDSVVLVVKPRYASDSVSTNTVDDNYTFTTATETNVNAKKVVNTYPVLKFGKAKRTFKIRVHEVDEFLKGLSDSVKSNQVFAYGTELGNKEFKGNVSSVAITKDDGGAALFTAATPGIRIPLDKTFFQNKIIAKKGQLELQDASNFTRYFKGLRISVDEEDGYLFQFSPNDMELIMYYKYDNTTSGTTTRTQTSYSFALGSANTHIGQYKYNRSGSVLGSSTIGDRTNGDPKLFLQGMGGPSIGIKIKDDVLTSLKQLYQNNKAAIISAKVRIYTDPTNWNNNYAKPTEFTFLQKYIDNVTDPAKPKTVTNFTDDVLNLSGLAGYTLYKAYDLTKNPAYYDFIVTKSVKDLVEKADYNDTKKSTIYFRIDMGSFQTNSAGTGLAGHKFTTTPYNTSRAVFVGTDASNANRVQLKIIYGTK from the coding sequence ATGATCCATACTATTAAGAAAGCGATCACCGTATTTTCTCTGGTGATTTTTGGAAGCGCCATCCTTTATAATTGTGAGCCGGATGCGGATACTTTGGGAGAACAGCTGTTCTTGGACGGAGCCGCACAGGGAAATGAAAAATCTTTCGATGTTACTGCTTTCAACATCAATAATAACGACAGCATCCGAAGTGATGCTTCAAAATTAACTTACGGGGTACTTGGTGCCTTCAGCGAAGGGCAATTCGGGATGCAAAAGGCTTCTTATTTAACACAGTTAAGATTATCCACTTACAATCCTGATTTCGGAACCAATGCAACAGTAGACTCCGTGGTGCTGGTTGTAAAACCAAGATATGCTTCGGATTCTGTTAGCACCAATACCGTAGATGATAATTATACCTTTACTACGGCTACAGAAACCAATGTAAACGCTAAAAAAGTAGTGAATACCTATCCTGTTTTAAAATTCGGTAAAGCGAAAAGAACATTCAAGATCAGAGTTCATGAAGTTGACGAATTTTTGAAAGGTCTTTCGGACAGTGTTAAATCTAACCAGGTATTTGCTTACGGAACTGAATTGGGAAATAAAGAATTTAAAGGAAACGTAAGTTCTGTGGCGATTACAAAAGATGATGGTGGAGCGGCTTTATTTACTGCGGCAACTCCGGGAATCAGAATCCCATTGGATAAAACATTTTTCCAGAATAAAATCATTGCAAAGAAAGGTCAGCTTGAGCTTCAGGATGCTTCAAACTTTACCAGATATTTTAAGGGACTTAGAATTTCTGTTGATGAAGAGGACGGATATTTATTCCAATTCTCTCCAAATGATATGGAACTGATCATGTATTATAAATATGATAATACGACAAGTGGCACCACCACGAGAACACAGACATCCTATTCTTTTGCTCTAGGTTCTGCAAATACCCATATCGGTCAGTACAAGTATAACAGATCCGGATCTGTATTAGGAAGCTCAACAATAGGAGACAGAACCAATGGAGATCCGAAGCTGTTCCTACAGGGAATGGGAGGTCCTTCGATAGGAATTAAAATTAAAGATGATGTTCTTACTTCCCTGAAACAATTGTATCAAAACAATAAAGCCGCCATCATCAGTGCGAAAGTCAGAATCTATACAGATCCTACAAATTGGAATAACAACTATGCTAAGCCAACAGAATTTACTTTCTTACAGAAATATATTGATAATGTTACGGATCCTGCTAAACCTAAAACTGTAACAAATTTTACAGATGACGTCTTAAACTTATCAGGACTTGCAGGATATACGCTTTACAAAGCTTATGACCTAACTAAAAATCCTGCCTATTATGACTTTATAGTCACTAAGTCAGTAAAAGATCTGGTAGAAAAGGCTGATTACAATGACACTAAAAAGTCTACCATATATTTCAGAATTGATATGGGATCTTTCCAGACGAATTCTGCAGGAACCGGCTTGGCCGGACATAAATTTACTACGACTCCTTACAATACCAGCAGAGCGGTATTTGTAGGTACAGACGCAAGTAATGCAAACAGAGTACAGTTAAAAATTATTTACGGTACAAAATAA
- a CDS encoding glycogen/starch synthase, which translates to MPNQKILYITTEMYPYQEDTNMAAVVNKMALKMHQEGNDVRVFMPRFGQISERKFQLHEVIRLSGMNIIINDLDQPLIIKVASLPGERLQVYFIDNEEYFKRKQYYFDDEGQPFEDNDERAIFFARGVIETIKKLNWVPDVIHLNGWMSSFVPVYLKTYYESDTYFKDAKIVLSLYNEKDAPLASNIGEKLSFDNISGLKALDNPSVKSFVIESMNYVDAVVKGDEFLDEDLDKAFNETATPKSEYLDVDSINQLY; encoded by the coding sequence ATGCCGAATCAAAAAATACTGTATATTACTACAGAGATGTATCCATATCAGGAAGACACAAATATGGCTGCAGTGGTAAACAAAATGGCACTTAAGATGCACCAAGAAGGCAATGATGTAAGAGTTTTTATGCCAAGATTTGGACAGATAAGTGAAAGGAAATTCCAACTTCATGAAGTGATCCGCCTGTCGGGAATGAATATTATTATTAACGATCTGGATCAGCCGCTTATTATTAAAGTAGCGTCTCTTCCCGGGGAAAGACTTCAGGTGTACTTCATCGATAATGAAGAGTATTTCAAAAGAAAGCAATATTATTTTGATGATGAAGGACAGCCGTTTGAGGATAATGATGAACGAGCCATATTCTTTGCGCGTGGGGTGATTGAAACCATTAAAAAACTGAACTGGGTTCCGGATGTAATCCACCTGAATGGATGGATGTCTTCATTCGTGCCGGTTTATCTGAAGACTTATTATGAGTCTGATACGTACTTCAAAGACGCTAAAATTGTTCTTTCCCTATACAATGAGAAAGATGCACCTTTAGCTTCAAATATCGGTGAAAAGCTGAGTTTCGACAATATTTCGGGATTAAAAGCGTTAGATAATCCTAGTGTAAAAAGTTTTGTAATAGAAAGTATGAACTACGTGGATGCTGTGGTAAAAGGGGATGAATTTTTAGATGAAGATCTGGATAAGGCATTCAATGAAACAGCCACTCCGAAATCGGAATACCTGGACGTAGATTCTATAAACCAACTTTATTAA
- the panC gene encoding pantoate--beta-alanine ligase: protein MEVLKSKKVLQDFIERQKEMGKKIGFAPTMGALHNGHLSLYEKARKENDLVISSIFVNPTQFNNPEDLEKYPRDINRDISILEKSGLVDAVYIPEVTDIYPEKTESQHYDFGGLENEMEGKSRPGHFDGVGTVVEELFNQVKPDNAYFGEKDFQQLAIIKKMTENKKLLINIKGVPIYRADNGLALSSRNQRLQEDRREASKVIFETLQKVNDWFRVITVPEIKDRVQDIFDRQRGMQLEYFLIADEETLKETDFFYKDQNFRAFIVVIVDGVRLIDNMHLD from the coding sequence ATGGAAGTTCTAAAAAGTAAGAAAGTTCTTCAGGATTTCATTGAAAGACAGAAGGAAATGGGGAAGAAAATAGGTTTTGCACCTACGATGGGAGCTCTTCACAATGGACATTTATCATTATATGAAAAGGCCAGAAAAGAAAACGACCTCGTTATATCATCAATTTTTGTTAATCCTACGCAGTTCAACAACCCTGAGGATCTTGAAAAATACCCGAGGGATATCAACCGGGATATTTCGATCCTTGAAAAATCAGGACTGGTGGATGCAGTGTATATTCCCGAAGTTACAGACATATATCCTGAAAAAACCGAAAGCCAACATTATGACTTTGGCGGACTGGAAAATGAGATGGAAGGAAAATCAAGGCCTGGGCATTTTGACGGCGTGGGAACTGTGGTGGAGGAACTCTTCAACCAGGTGAAGCCGGACAATGCTTATTTCGGAGAAAAGGATTTTCAGCAATTGGCTATTATTAAAAAAATGACCGAAAATAAAAAGCTTCTGATCAATATAAAGGGTGTTCCCATTTACCGGGCAGATAACGGACTGGCTTTAAGCTCAAGAAACCAGCGGCTGCAGGAAGACCGACGTGAAGCGTCAAAAGTTATTTTCGAAACTTTACAAAAAGTAAACGATTGGTTCAGGGTGATTACCGTTCCCGAAATTAAAGACAGGGTTCAGGATATTTTCGACCGCCAGAGAGGAATGCAGCTGGAATATTTTTTAATCGCCGATGAAGAAACTCTTAAGGAAACCGACTTTTTTTATAAAGACCAGAATTTCAGAGCATTTATTGTGGTGATTGTGGATGGTGTACGGTTAATTGACAATATGCACCTGGATTAA
- a CDS encoding shikimate kinase yields MIISLVGYMGSGKSHISKILSDKLNFKLIDLDKEISKRNKLTIPEIFDKKGEIYFRKLERETLEEILASEKNVVLSLGGGTPVYYNNMEIINHNSKSVFLRASVGTLAERLSKQKEKRPLIANIDDENLAEFIAKHLFERNPFYSKAQYHVNTDRREPEDIVNEIAEKLYL; encoded by the coding sequence ATGATAATTTCACTCGTCGGATACATGGGAAGTGGCAAATCTCACATTTCCAAAATATTAAGCGATAAACTTAATTTTAAACTGATAGACCTGGATAAAGAGATTTCAAAAAGGAACAAACTTACCATCCCTGAAATCTTCGATAAAAAGGGAGAAATCTACTTTCGCAAGCTGGAAAGGGAGACGCTGGAAGAAATTCTGGCCTCTGAAAAAAACGTAGTTCTAAGTTTGGGCGGGGGCACTCCTGTGTACTATAATAATATGGAAATTATTAACCACAACTCAAAGAGTGTTTTCCTGAGGGCTTCGGTAGGAACCCTTGCCGAGAGACTCTCCAAGCAGAAAGAAAAGCGTCCGTTGATTGCCAATATTGATGACGAAAACCTGGCAGAATTTATTGCCAAACATCTCTTTGAGCGAAACCCGTTTTACAGTAAAGCGCAATATCATGTGAATACTGACCGGCGTGAGCCCGAAGATATTGTGAATGAAATAGCAGAAAAGCTCTATCTCTAG
- a CDS encoding RNA-binding S4 domain-containing protein has translation MRIDKFLWSIRFYKTRTIATEEIKKNRVSIGASAVKSSKEVKEGDVIKIRKNQIDYKIKVIQIPKSRIGAKLVPLYIQDVTDKEQYELLKMRKISQDYYRNKGEGRPTKKDRRDMDGYVENDVASDFTDWDDFFGETGDDPENED, from the coding sequence ATGAGAATAGATAAATTTTTATGGAGCATTCGTTTTTATAAAACCAGAACCATTGCTACTGAGGAGATTAAGAAAAACAGGGTATCCATTGGAGCTTCTGCGGTAAAGTCTTCCAAAGAAGTAAAGGAAGGCGATGTAATTAAGATCCGTAAAAATCAGATTGATTATAAAATTAAGGTGATCCAGATTCCTAAAAGCAGGATTGGGGCCAAGCTGGTTCCGCTGTATATCCAGGATGTTACCGATAAAGAACAATACGAATTGCTGAAGATGCGAAAGATATCCCAGGATTATTACCGGAATAAAGGAGAGGGCAGGCCGACCAAAAAAGACCGGAGGGATATGGACGGCTATGTGGAAAACGATGTCGCCTCAGACTTTACCGACTGGGATGATTTTTTTGGGGAAACAGGCGACGATCCGGAAAATGAAGATTAA